A genomic region of Oncorhynchus mykiss isolate Arlee chromosome 4, USDA_OmykA_1.1, whole genome shotgun sequence contains the following coding sequences:
- the LOC110522453 gene encoding echinoderm microtubule-associated protein-like 1 isoform X1, translating to MASGTSMEDSPMEELVDQGLGMEEMGLRRPSLRETYHHDSLLAPDTDFMTDDRSSAASGIDVADRLTYLEQRMQMQDDEIQLLKMALADVLKRLNISEEHQATNAKKGPAEKAARPVSLALPSRPSMNSLASLKKSSTSSTMPSTSTARNYSPLPGASAKSGVKSSAGSLKDCTSKTRPGPRPGPSGSTVAPGSKKGDSKTKEPAASVGSRRVTHCKVTMQIYLSPQTKRTGSSEVAKSAPTVPNSRPTRTPTSPQTKGVPPTSDRTKTKTRKTHPAFTLPLQKSTNQNTYSPLDTFNYKSPLKSPSHYFQICY from the exons ATGGCGTCTGGGACGTCGATGGAGGACAGTCCCATGGAGGAGTTGGTGGACCAGGGGTTGGGGATGGAGGAGATGGGACTGAGGAGGCCCTCTCTTAGGGAGACCTACCACCATGACTCCCTGCTGGCTCCAGACACAGACTTCATGAccg ATGACCGCAGCTCTGCAGCGAGCGGGATAGATGTAGCAGACCGCCTGACATACCTGGAGCAGCGGATGCAGATGCAGGATGATGAGATCCAGCTTCTGAAGATGGCCCTGGCAGACGTCCTCAAGAGACTCAACATCTCAGAGGAACACCAGGCCACCAACGCCAAGAAAGGACCTGCTGAGAAAG CAGCTAGGCCTGTGTCTCTTGCCCTGCCATCCAGACCATCAATGAACAGCCTTGCCTCTCTGAAGAAAAGCTCCACAAGCTCTACAATGCCCTCTACCTCCACCGCACGGAACTACAGTCCCTTACCAGGAGCATCAGCCAAGAG tGGTGTGAAGAGTTCAGCAGGCAGTTTGAAGGACTGTACCTCTAAGACTCGGCCAGGCCCCCGACCTGGCCCCTCAGGATCAACAGTGGCCCCCGGCAGTAAGAAAGGCGATAG CAAAACCAAGGAGCCTGCAGCCAGTGTAG GGTCGAGGCGTGTGACGCACTGTAAAG TGACTATGCAGATCTATCTGAGCCCCCAAACAAAAAGGACTGGGTCTTCTGAAGTGGCCAAATCAGCCCCCACGGTCCCCAACTCCAGACCAACCAGAACCCCCACCTCCCCTCAGACCAAAGGAGTCCCCCCGACCTCCGACCGGACCAAGACCAAGACACGCAAAACACACCCTGCCTTCACCCTCCCCCTGCAGAAAAGCACCAATCAGAATACGTATTCTCCTCTGGACACGTTCAATTACAAAAGCCCCCTCAAATCACCAAGCCATTACTTCCAAATCTGTTACTAG
- the LOC110522453 gene encoding echinoderm microtubule-associated protein-like 1 isoform X2, whose protein sequence is MASGTSMEDSPMEELVDQGLGMEEMGLRRPSLRETYHHDSLLAPDTDFMTDDRSSAASGIDVADRLTYLEQRMQMQDDEIQLLKMALADVLKRLNISEEHQATNAKKGPAEKARPVSLALPSRPSMNSLASLKKSSTSSTMPSTSTARNYSPLPGASAKSGVKSSAGSLKDCTSKTRPGPRPGPSGSTVAPGSKKGDSKTKEPAASVGSRRVTHCKVTMQIYLSPQTKRTGSSEVAKSAPTVPNSRPTRTPTSPQTKGVPPTSDRTKTKTRKTHPAFTLPLQKSTNQNTYSPLDTFNYKSPLKSPSHYFQICY, encoded by the exons ATGGCGTCTGGGACGTCGATGGAGGACAGTCCCATGGAGGAGTTGGTGGACCAGGGGTTGGGGATGGAGGAGATGGGACTGAGGAGGCCCTCTCTTAGGGAGACCTACCACCATGACTCCCTGCTGGCTCCAGACACAGACTTCATGAccg ATGACCGCAGCTCTGCAGCGAGCGGGATAGATGTAGCAGACCGCCTGACATACCTGGAGCAGCGGATGCAGATGCAGGATGATGAGATCCAGCTTCTGAAGATGGCCCTGGCAGACGTCCTCAAGAGACTCAACATCTCAGAGGAACACCAGGCCACCAACGCCAAGAAAGGACCTGCTGAGAAAG CTAGGCCTGTGTCTCTTGCCCTGCCATCCAGACCATCAATGAACAGCCTTGCCTCTCTGAAGAAAAGCTCCACAAGCTCTACAATGCCCTCTACCTCCACCGCACGGAACTACAGTCCCTTACCAGGAGCATCAGCCAAGAG tGGTGTGAAGAGTTCAGCAGGCAGTTTGAAGGACTGTACCTCTAAGACTCGGCCAGGCCCCCGACCTGGCCCCTCAGGATCAACAGTGGCCCCCGGCAGTAAGAAAGGCGATAG CAAAACCAAGGAGCCTGCAGCCAGTGTAG GGTCGAGGCGTGTGACGCACTGTAAAG TGACTATGCAGATCTATCTGAGCCCCCAAACAAAAAGGACTGGGTCTTCTGAAGTGGCCAAATCAGCCCCCACGGTCCCCAACTCCAGACCAACCAGAACCCCCACCTCCCCTCAGACCAAAGGAGTCCCCCCGACCTCCGACCGGACCAAGACCAAGACACGCAAAACACACCCTGCCTTCACCCTCCCCCTGCAGAAAAGCACCAATCAGAATACGTATTCTCCTCTGGACACGTTCAATTACAAAAGCCCCCTCAAATCACCAAGCCATTACTTCCAAATCTGTTACTAG
- the LOC110522453 gene encoding echinoderm microtubule-associated protein-like 1 isoform X3, producing the protein MEEDIVCQTVEERRRRSSRVEEGLPSMRNLYDISSLDRVSKDDRSSAASGIDVADRLTYLEQRMQMQDDEIQLLKMALADVLKRLNISEEHQATNAKKGPAEKAARPVSLALPSRPSMNSLASLKKSSTSSTMPSTSTARNYSPLPGASAKSGVKSSAGSLKDCTSKTRPGPRPGPSGSTVAPGSKKGDSKTKEPAASVGSRRVTHCKVTMQIYLSPQTKRTGSSEVAKSAPTVPNSRPTRTPTSPQTKGVPPTSDRTKTKTRKTHPAFTLPLQKSTNQNTYSPLDTFNYKSPLKSPSHYFQICY; encoded by the exons ATGGAGGAAGATATTGTCTGTCAGACagtggaagagagaaggaggaggagttcTAGAGTGGAGGAAGGGTTACCCAGTATGAGGAATCTTTATGACATCTCCTCACTAGACAGGGTTTCCAAAG ATGACCGCAGCTCTGCAGCGAGCGGGATAGATGTAGCAGACCGCCTGACATACCTGGAGCAGCGGATGCAGATGCAGGATGATGAGATCCAGCTTCTGAAGATGGCCCTGGCAGACGTCCTCAAGAGACTCAACATCTCAGAGGAACACCAGGCCACCAACGCCAAGAAAGGACCTGCTGAGAAAG CAGCTAGGCCTGTGTCTCTTGCCCTGCCATCCAGACCATCAATGAACAGCCTTGCCTCTCTGAAGAAAAGCTCCACAAGCTCTACAATGCCCTCTACCTCCACCGCACGGAACTACAGTCCCTTACCAGGAGCATCAGCCAAGAG tGGTGTGAAGAGTTCAGCAGGCAGTTTGAAGGACTGTACCTCTAAGACTCGGCCAGGCCCCCGACCTGGCCCCTCAGGATCAACAGTGGCCCCCGGCAGTAAGAAAGGCGATAG CAAAACCAAGGAGCCTGCAGCCAGTGTAG GGTCGAGGCGTGTGACGCACTGTAAAG TGACTATGCAGATCTATCTGAGCCCCCAAACAAAAAGGACTGGGTCTTCTGAAGTGGCCAAATCAGCCCCCACGGTCCCCAACTCCAGACCAACCAGAACCCCCACCTCCCCTCAGACCAAAGGAGTCCCCCCGACCTCCGACCGGACCAAGACCAAGACACGCAAAACACACCCTGCCTTCACCCTCCCCCTGCAGAAAAGCACCAATCAGAATACGTATTCTCCTCTGGACACGTTCAATTACAAAAGCCCCCTCAAATCACCAAGCCATTACTTCCAAATCTGTTACTAG